The Oncorhynchus kisutch isolate 150728-3 linkage group LG20, Okis_V2, whole genome shotgun sequence genome has a segment encoding these proteins:
- the LOC109875521 gene encoding serum response factor-like isoform X2, with protein sequence MLGGNGAGIGTRAGGARPGNGTGLTALQVNHPGTNMSGAEGGRFDDRIRQYSADVVYSGSEPESDSGDDDETMGSAGDKRGVKRERAEMEVAASATSVGLPPGGYGGATGAKPGKKTRGRVKIKMEFIDNKLRRYTTFSKRKTGIMKKAYELSTLTGTQVLLLVASETGHVYTFATRKLQPMITSETGKALIQTCLNSPDSPPRNDPSTDQRMSATGFEETDLTYQVSEGDGCTEPTKDMMKPTFTMANLPAGVDTQPTSTSSSSTTSSVAMHLQNSIPATCWQVSAGINTHSATSCANGTVLKTSATSTSVMLPGGFTLMSGGGMGQQLQAIQVHPSSQQSSVSHSDLSHITSNSTVSLPTTIVTSSVPSSMGGHMMYPGAHTVMYATPTTSLGDGSLTVLNTFPQTAHTQSHDPGAVSQVFLTGHPGTVQIPVSAVQLHPMMIGQQSSSNLTELQVVNLDAQHHSKDD encoded by the exons ATGTTGGGGGGAAACGGGGCAGGAATAGGTACAAGAGCAGGGGGCGCACGACCTGGAAATGGGACTGGGTTGACCGCTCTGCAAGTTAATCACCCAGGAACGAACATGAGTGGTGCCGAAGGTGGAAGGTTTGACGACCGAATCAGACAGTACTCAGCCGACGTGGTGTACAGCGGCTCTGAACCAGAGTCCGACTCCGGGGATGATGATGAGACCATGGGTTCAGCCGGGGACAAAAGAGGGGTGAAACGGGAGAGAGCTGAGATGGAAGTCGCTGCATCGGCGACGTCTGTGGGGCTACCCCCGGGAGGTTATGGCGGTGCAACAGGGGCAAAGCCAGGCAAGAAAACCCGCGGACGAGTCAAGATCAAAATGGAATTTATAGACAACAAACTTCGGCGGTACACAACTTTTAGCAAGAGGAAGACTGGCATTATGAAGAAG GCCTACGAGCTCTCCACTCTAACGGGAACCCAGGTCCTCCTCCTGGTGGCCAGCGAGACAGGCCACGTCTACACATTTGCCACACGCAAGCTCCAGCCCATGATTACCAGCGAGACAGGCAAGGCGCTCATCCAGACGTGCCTCAACTCACCTGACTCGCCGCCCCGCAATGACCCGTCCACCGACCAGCGCATGAGCGCCACAGGCTTCGAGGAGACGGACCTCACCTACCAGGTGTCGGAGGGTGACGGCTGCACAGAGCCCACCAAG GACATGATGAAGCCGACGTTCACCATGGCCAATCTGCCTGCCGGTGTCGACACCCAACCTACGTCGACGTCTtcttcctccaccacctcctccgtGGCCATGCACTTGCAGAACAGCATCCCTGCCACCTGCTGGCAGGTCTCGGCGGGCATCAATACTCACAGTGCCACCAGCTGTGCCAACGGCACGGTGCTGAAGACCTCGGCCACGTCAACGAGCGTCATGCTACCTGGAGGGTTCACCCTCATGTCCG GCGGAGGGATGGGCCAGCAGCTGCAGGCCATTCAGGTTCACCCCAGCAGCCAGCAGAGCTCTGTGAGCCACAGTGACCTCTCCCACATCACAAGCAACTCCACAG TGAGCCTCCCCACCACCATCGTCACGTCCTCAGTGCCCTCATCGATGGGTGGTCACATGATGTACCCCGGCGCCCACACTGTTATGTACGCCACACCTACAACCTCGTTGGGCGACGGCAGTCTGACCGTGCTCAACACCTTCCCACAGACAGCCCATACACAGTCCCATGACCCCG GCGCTGTATCGCAGGTGTTCCTCACAGGACATCCTGGGACAGTTCAGATCCCTGTGTCAGCAGTGCAGCTCCACCCG ATGATGATTGGTCAGCAGTCAAGCAGCAACCTCACAGAGCTTCAAGTGGTCAACCTGGATGCCCAGCATCACTCAAAGGATGATTGA
- the LOC109875521 gene encoding serum response factor-like isoform X1: MLGGNGAGIGTRAGGARPGNGTGLTALQVNHPGTNMSGAEGGRFDDRIRQYSADVVYSGSEPESDSGDDDETMGSAGDKRGVKRERAEMEVAASATSVGLPPGGYGGATGAKPGKKTRGRVKIKMEFIDNKLRRYTTFSKRKTGIMKKAYELSTLTGTQVLLLVASETGHVYTFATRKLQPMITSETGKALIQTCLNSPDSPPRNDPSTDQRMSATGFEETDLTYQVSEGDGCTEPTKDMMKPTFTMANLPAGVDTQPTSTSSSSTTSSVAMHLQNSIPATCWQVSAGINTHSATSCANGTVLKTSATSTSVMLPGGFTLMSGAPLPLGTHTIPLSQLQALQGPLAQTSITTAGHTQQGQQTTLLRLPATVSLTGGGMGQQLQAIQVHPSSQQSSVSHSDLSHITSNSTVSLPTTIVTSSVPSSMGGHMMYPGAHTVMYATPTTSLGDGSLTVLNTFPQTAHTQSHDPGAVSQVFLTGHPGTVQIPVSAVQLHPMMIGQQSSSNLTELQVVNLDAQHHSKDD; encoded by the exons ATGTTGGGGGGAAACGGGGCAGGAATAGGTACAAGAGCAGGGGGCGCACGACCTGGAAATGGGACTGGGTTGACCGCTCTGCAAGTTAATCACCCAGGAACGAACATGAGTGGTGCCGAAGGTGGAAGGTTTGACGACCGAATCAGACAGTACTCAGCCGACGTGGTGTACAGCGGCTCTGAACCAGAGTCCGACTCCGGGGATGATGATGAGACCATGGGTTCAGCCGGGGACAAAAGAGGGGTGAAACGGGAGAGAGCTGAGATGGAAGTCGCTGCATCGGCGACGTCTGTGGGGCTACCCCCGGGAGGTTATGGCGGTGCAACAGGGGCAAAGCCAGGCAAGAAAACCCGCGGACGAGTCAAGATCAAAATGGAATTTATAGACAACAAACTTCGGCGGTACACAACTTTTAGCAAGAGGAAGACTGGCATTATGAAGAAG GCCTACGAGCTCTCCACTCTAACGGGAACCCAGGTCCTCCTCCTGGTGGCCAGCGAGACAGGCCACGTCTACACATTTGCCACACGCAAGCTCCAGCCCATGATTACCAGCGAGACAGGCAAGGCGCTCATCCAGACGTGCCTCAACTCACCTGACTCGCCGCCCCGCAATGACCCGTCCACCGACCAGCGCATGAGCGCCACAGGCTTCGAGGAGACGGACCTCACCTACCAGGTGTCGGAGGGTGACGGCTGCACAGAGCCCACCAAG GACATGATGAAGCCGACGTTCACCATGGCCAATCTGCCTGCCGGTGTCGACACCCAACCTACGTCGACGTCTtcttcctccaccacctcctccgtGGCCATGCACTTGCAGAACAGCATCCCTGCCACCTGCTGGCAGGTCTCGGCGGGCATCAATACTCACAGTGCCACCAGCTGTGCCAACGGCACGGTGCTGAAGACCTCGGCCACGTCAACGAGCGTCATGCTACCTGGAGGGTTCACCCTCATGTCCG GCGCACCGCTTCCCCTTGGCACGCACACCATTCCACTCAGTCAGCTGCAGGCCCTCCAGGGCCCCTTGGCCCAGACCAGCATCACCACCGCAGGGCACACCCAGCAGGGCCAGCAGACCACCCTGCTCCGCCTACCTGCAACTGTCTCGCTCACAG GCGGAGGGATGGGCCAGCAGCTGCAGGCCATTCAGGTTCACCCCAGCAGCCAGCAGAGCTCTGTGAGCCACAGTGACCTCTCCCACATCACAAGCAACTCCACAG TGAGCCTCCCCACCACCATCGTCACGTCCTCAGTGCCCTCATCGATGGGTGGTCACATGATGTACCCCGGCGCCCACACTGTTATGTACGCCACACCTACAACCTCGTTGGGCGACGGCAGTCTGACCGTGCTCAACACCTTCCCACAGACAGCCCATACACAGTCCCATGACCCCG GCGCTGTATCGCAGGTGTTCCTCACAGGACATCCTGGGACAGTTCAGATCCCTGTGTCAGCAGTGCAGCTCCACCCG ATGATGATTGGTCAGCAGTCAAGCAGCAACCTCACAGAGCTTCAAGTGGTCAACCTGGATGCCCAGCATCACTCAAAGGATGATTGA